The Selenomonadales bacterium genomic sequence GGCAGGCGTTGCGCCGACAGCAGAATCGGCACTCGTCAACAGTGAATATCTCTACAATACATATCATGGTGCGGCAGACGGCAGACTTCGCGTTATGCTCGGCCCACACGCGCCGTATACATGCCCGCCCGATTATCTCAAACGTGTCGTAGCGCTTTCGGAGAAACTCGGTGCAGAAATTCATATCCACTTAGCGGAAACGCAAGGCGAGGTAAACGATTGTCTTAAATTATACGGTAAAACTCCGATGGCATTGATGGACGAAGTCGGACTTCTTGATCGTGGCGTATTGGCAGCGCATTGTGTTGTCTTGTCGGAAGAAGATATTGCGCTGATGGCGGCAAAAAATGTTCGTGTAGCACATAACCCGGGCAGTAATATGAAACTTGCCAGTGGTATTGCGCCTGTTCCTGCTCTTCTTAACGCAGGTGTCTGTGTCGGTCTTGGGACAGATGGTTCGTCGTCTAACAATAATCTCGATATGCTCGAAGAAGTTCACCTTGCGGCACTTCTTCACAAAGTGAATACGCTAGATCCGCTTGCTGTTCCTGCGCATACTGCACTTCGTATGGGTACGACAGAAGGTGCGGTCGCGCTCGGTGTAGGGGATACGATCGGTCGTATCGAAGCAGGCTATCAGGCCGACCTTACGATCTTTGATATGAACCAGATCGCCTGGACACCAAGACATGACTTGGTATCGCTTCTTGTTTATGCGGCAAACTCTTCGCATGTTGATACGGTCATGGTTGCAGGCAAGATATTGATGGAAA encodes the following:
- a CDS encoding amidohydrolase, which codes for MSRILLKNAHYFSTDGTAKQGDIAIENDIILSVGESVAEDFIPDRTIECKDKFVIPGFINTHTHAAMGLFRSYADDMLLMDWLQKKIWPIEGKMESDDFYWGTMLGIAEMIQSGTTMFADMYMGMERVAEAVEETGIRAVIARGMAGVAPTAESALVNSEYLYNTYHGAADGRLRVMLGPHAPYTCPPDYLKRVVALSEKLGAEIHIHLAETQGEVNDCLKLYGKTPMALMDEVGLLDRGVLAAHCVVLSEEDIALMAAKNVRVAHNPGSNMKLASGIAPVPALLNAGVCVGLGTDGSSSNNNLDMLEEVHLAALLHKVNTLDPLAVPAHTALRMGTTEGAVALGVGDTIGRIEAGYQADLTIFDMNQIAWTPRHDLVSLLVYAANSSHVDTVMVAGKILMENRRLTTIDEERVKFETNRSIKRLLQA